From one Nocardioides scoriae genomic stretch:
- a CDS encoding alpha/beta fold hydrolase: MADDDHNLKVHDSGGEGRPVVLIHGWPLSGAAWSEQVPILKDAGFRPIAYDRRGFGDSDPGDSYDYDALAGDLDNILTDLDLSDVTLVGFSMGGGEVARYISLYGEDRLHSVVFAAAVPPYLLQGEDNPDGPLTQDAASEMRSGLDADRDAFFDDFTRRFFSAGDELKVSDDQRQQAVALCQKSDQDAALRCMDAFGTTDFRKDLEKVTVPTLVIHGDSDSIVPLEGSGQRTHKTIEGSQLVVLEGAPHGCNVSHASEFNDALLEFLRG, encoded by the coding sequence ATGGCCGACGACGACCACAATCTGAAGGTCCACGACTCCGGCGGCGAGGGGCGGCCCGTCGTTCTCATCCATGGCTGGCCGCTTTCCGGCGCGGCCTGGTCCGAGCAGGTGCCGATCCTGAAAGACGCCGGGTTCCGTCCCATCGCCTACGACCGTCGCGGCTTCGGCGACTCCGACCCTGGCGACAGCTACGACTACGACGCCCTCGCCGGCGACCTGGACAACATCCTGACCGACCTCGATCTCAGCGACGTGACCCTCGTGGGCTTCTCGATGGGCGGTGGGGAGGTGGCGCGCTACATCTCGCTCTACGGCGAGGACCGGCTCCACTCGGTGGTGTTCGCAGCGGCCGTCCCGCCGTACCTGCTGCAGGGCGAGGACAACCCCGACGGGCCCCTGACCCAGGACGCGGCGTCTGAGATGCGCAGCGGGCTGGATGCCGACCGCGACGCCTTCTTCGACGACTTCACCCGCCGGTTCTTCTCTGCCGGGGACGAGCTCAAGGTCAGCGACGACCAGCGGCAGCAGGCCGTCGCGCTGTGCCAGAAGTCTGATCAGGACGCCGCGCTGAGATGCATGGACGCCTTCGGCACCACCGACTTCCGCAAGGACCTCGAGAAGGTCACCGTGCCCACCCTGGTTATTCACGGCGACAGCGACAGCATCGTCCCCCTTGAAGGGTCCGGACAGCGCACCCACAAGACCATCGAGGGCAGCCAGCTCGTCGTCCTCGAGGGCGCGCCCCACGGCTGCAACGTCAGCCACGCCTCGGAGTTCAATGACGCGCTGCTCGAGTTTCTGCGCGGCTGA